TATAACACAAAAGAGTTTTACTAGAATTAAAAGAGACCTCGAAAAAATAGGCTTATTGGCTGAAGTTAAAAAAAAGCGTTGCGAAAATACTAATCGTTTAGCATGGTATCTAACAACAAATAACGATCTGGTTACAGAAATAAACAATCCTTACTAATTGATGGAAACACCGTAAAAAGAAAGCAAAGGCTTTTCTTAACAGATGTTTACGACACCTACTCTAATTACCTTGTACTTTAATTAGAATGTAAAAATATAGGGGCGTTCCTTAATACGCCCCTATTACTCAAAAACGCTTAACTCTAAGCGATACGGCATTACTTATGCCAAAATTTAACGATAGTAAAGATAGTGAAAATGCAAGATAATACAACAAACATCAATGTAAATGATGTATTAGCAACCGTAGAAAACAGCAATAAAGAACTTAAATTAAAAAAGTCAATAAAAAACAACGTAGAAAATATTTTAGCTGAAATACTAAAAAATACAGTAAGAATTGATTTCAGAAAATACTGTAATTTGGATAATGACAAAGATAAACTTCAAAAAAAACATTATTTAGTTGCATCTATTGAGATATTACTGAAAAATGTAAATGATAACGGTTTTAGTTTATGTAGAAAAAACGAACAAATCTATTTATTTAACACAGAATACTGGGAGTTATTAAATGAAGAAAATTTTAAAGATTTTCTAGGAAAAGTATCATTAAAACAAGGCGTACAAAAATACGATGCTAAACATCATTTATTTAAAGATGAATTGTATAAACAATTTCTGTCAGATGCTGGACTTGAAGAAATAAAATCAGATAATACAACTACATTGATAAACTTCAATAATGGAACTTTTGAAATAACACCGCATAAACAATCATTAAGAGAATTTAAAAAGTCCGACTTCTTAACGTATCAATTACCATTTGATTACGATGTAGAAGCCACCGCACCGCAATTTCAAAAGTTTTTAGACGAGGTTTTGCCTGAAAAAGAATTACAGGAAATACTGGCTGAATATTTAGGTTACGTATTCACTAAAAACAGCGTTCTCAAACTAGAAAAAGTACTATTATTATACGGAACAGGTGCAAATGGTAAAAGTGTACTATTTGAAGTTTTAATGGCATTGCTAGGAACTGAAAATGTAACAAACTACTCTTTACAATCCTTAACAGCTGAAAATGGAAATTCGAGAGCAATGTTAGTAAATAAGTTACTTAATTATGCTAGTGAAATAAACGGAAAACTAGAAAGTAATATTTTCAAATTACTTATTTCAGGTGAACCAGTAGAAGCTCGACTTTTGTATAAGAACGTACAAATTATTTCAGATTATGCACGGTTTATGTTTAATTGTAACGAGCTACCAAAAGAAGTAGAAAATACAAATGCTTTTTTTCGTAGGTTTATAATATTGCCTTTTAGAGTAACAATCCCACCGTATAAACAAGACAAAGGACTTTCTAAAAAAATAATTGACACGGAACTTTCAGGAGTTTTTAACTGGGTTTTAGTTGGTTTAATTAGAATACTAAAAACAAAATCATTTACAGAAAGTAAAATAGTAGAAGACGAAATAAAACAGTATC
The Tenacibaculum pacificus DNA segment above includes these coding regions:
- a CDS encoding phage/plasmid primase, P4 family is translated as MQDNTTNINVNDVLATVENSNKELKLKKSIKNNVENILAEILKNTVRIDFRKYCNLDNDKDKLQKKHYLVASIEILLKNVNDNGFSLCRKNEQIYLFNTEYWELLNEENFKDFLGKVSLKQGVQKYDAKHHLFKDELYKQFLSDAGLEEIKSDNTTTLINFNNGTFEITPHKQSLREFKKSDFLTYQLPFDYDVEATAPQFQKFLDEVLPEKELQEILAEYLGYVFTKNSVLKLEKVLLLYGTGANGKSVLFEVLMALLGTENVTNYSLQSLTAENGNSRAMLVNKLLNYASEINGKLESNIFKLLISGEPVEARLLYKNVQIISDYARFMFNCNELPKEVENTNAFFRRFIILPFRVTIPPYKQDKGLSKKIIDTELSGVFNWVLVGLIRILKTKSFTESKIVEDEIKQYQKESDSTLMFLEDENYQKSVTIERPLKEVYAEYKIYCLESGYGTCSNRTFSTRLKKNGFVIKRKMQGNVVYIENKLV